A single genomic interval of Bacillus smithii harbors:
- the dxs gene encoding 1-deoxy-D-xylulose-5-phosphate synthase: protein MDLLSIKDPSFLRNLSIQELEALSADIRQFLIEKLSKTGGHIGPNLGVVELTIALHRCFQSPQDKILWDVGHQSYVHKILTGRADQFDTLRQYKGLSGFPKHSESEHDVWETGHSSTSLSAAMGMAIARDLKNESSYIVPVIGDGALTGGMALEALNHIGHEKKDMIVVLNDNEMSIAPNVGALHSMLGRLRTAGKYNRVKDELEQLLKKIPAVGGKIAQTAERLKDSLKYLVVNGVFFEELGFKYFGPINGHDFHELIENIQYAKKTKGPVLLHVITKKGKGYQPAESDRKGTWHGTGPYKIETGDIIKPVDAPPAWSAVVSETVRKLARTDKRIVAITPAMPVGSKLLGFAEEFPDRMFDVGIAEQHAATMAAGLATQGMKPYLAIYSTFLQRAYDQVVHDICRPNLNVFIGIDRAGLVGADGETHQGVFDIAFLRSLPNLVLMMPKDENEGQNMVYTALQYDDGPIAMRFPRGNGLGVPMDEEFTAIPIGTWEVLKEGKDAAILTFGTTIPMALEAAKELEKQGQSVKVVNARFIKPLDEEMLLSILKENIPILTIEEAVLQGGFGSAVMEFAHDRGFHHTVIERMGIPDRFIEHGSVNKLLEEMDLTFEHAVKILHSIIPEKKKRA from the coding sequence TTGGATCTATTATCAATAAAAGACCCTTCTTTTTTACGAAATTTAAGCATACAAGAATTAGAAGCATTAAGTGCTGATATACGTCAATTCCTGATCGAAAAACTTTCTAAAACAGGCGGGCATATCGGACCCAATCTCGGGGTAGTGGAGTTAACCATTGCGCTCCATCGTTGTTTTCAAAGTCCACAGGACAAAATTCTATGGGACGTCGGCCACCAGTCTTATGTCCATAAAATTTTGACGGGACGCGCCGATCAATTTGATACGCTTCGCCAATATAAAGGCCTCTCTGGTTTTCCAAAGCATTCTGAAAGTGAACATGATGTTTGGGAAACGGGCCATAGCTCCACTTCGTTATCTGCAGCGATGGGAATGGCCATTGCCAGAGATTTAAAAAATGAATCGTCTTATATTGTACCCGTTATTGGAGACGGAGCGTTAACAGGAGGAATGGCATTAGAGGCGCTGAATCATATTGGTCACGAAAAAAAAGACATGATCGTCGTCTTAAATGACAATGAAATGTCGATCGCTCCAAATGTAGGCGCTCTTCACAGTATGTTGGGCAGATTGCGAACAGCGGGGAAATATAATCGAGTGAAGGACGAATTAGAACAATTATTGAAAAAAATCCCGGCTGTAGGCGGAAAGATTGCCCAAACGGCTGAGAGGTTAAAAGACAGCTTGAAATATTTGGTTGTCAATGGCGTTTTTTTTGAAGAACTCGGATTCAAATATTTTGGTCCGATTAACGGCCACGATTTTCATGAATTGATTGAAAATATTCAGTATGCCAAAAAAACAAAGGGACCTGTGCTTCTTCACGTCATTACGAAAAAAGGGAAAGGGTACCAGCCTGCCGAGTCGGACAGAAAAGGAACATGGCATGGAACCGGACCATATAAGATTGAAACAGGGGATATCATCAAACCGGTAGATGCTCCTCCGGCTTGGAGTGCAGTGGTCAGTGAAACCGTCCGAAAATTGGCCAGAACGGACAAACGAATTGTGGCGATTACTCCGGCAATGCCGGTCGGATCGAAATTGCTTGGGTTTGCCGAAGAATTTCCGGATCGGATGTTTGATGTTGGAATTGCAGAGCAGCATGCAGCCACGATGGCCGCCGGTTTGGCTACACAAGGCATGAAACCTTATTTAGCTATATATTCCACCTTTTTGCAAAGAGCATATGACCAGGTAGTTCATGATATATGCCGTCCTAATTTGAATGTGTTCATTGGTATTGACCGCGCCGGACTTGTGGGCGCAGACGGGGAAACGCATCAAGGCGTCTTTGATATTGCCTTTTTAAGGAGCTTGCCTAATCTTGTTTTAATGATGCCAAAGGACGAAAATGAAGGCCAAAACATGGTGTATACCGCGTTGCAATATGATGATGGCCCCATTGCGATGAGATTCCCCCGCGGAAACGGGCTAGGCGTACCAATGGACGAGGAATTTACAGCCATTCCGATTGGAACATGGGAAGTGTTGAAAGAGGGCAAAGATGCGGCTATTCTTACTTTTGGCACGACCATTCCTATGGCATTGGAGGCAGCGAAAGAATTGGAGAAGCAGGGGCAGTCTGTCAAAGTGGTCAATGCCCGCTTTATTAAGCCGCTTGATGAAGAGATGCTGCTCTCGATTTTAAAGGAAAACATCCCTATTCTCACGATCGAAGAAGCGGTTCTTCAAGGGGGATTTGGAAGCGCGGTGATGGAATTTGCCCACGACCGTGGTTTCCACCATACCGTCATTGAACGCATGGGAATACCGGACCGTTTTATTGAACATGGCAGTGTCAACAAGTTGCTGGAAGAAATGGATCTTACTTTTGAACATGCAGTGAAGATTCTTCATTCCATCATTCCAGAAAAAAAGAAAAGGGCTTGA
- a CDS encoding polyprenyl synthetase family protein — MSQSTLADFMKEYKQKIEQKLRFYISSLDSPPVLKEAMDYSLQAGGKRIRPVLLFAAINSFGKDPERGMDAAAALEMIHTYSLIHDDLPSMDDDDLRRGKPTNHKVYGEANAILAGDALLTYAFQIIAQSPDLYEKEKVAIIEQLAKAAGPEGMVAGQVADMEGEKKALTLEELEAVHRNKTGRLIAFSVRAGALIGGATEAELAVFERYAYHIGIAFQIQDDILDIVGSEEKLGKRVGSDIANHKNTYPALLTVSGAREKLKEHVHQAIEELNRLNVETALLKDIALMIATRDS; from the coding sequence TTGTCCCAATCTACGTTGGCCGATTTTATGAAAGAATACAAACAAAAAATAGAACAGAAATTAAGATTTTATATTTCCTCTTTGGACTCTCCTCCCGTTTTAAAAGAAGCAATGGATTATTCTTTACAGGCGGGCGGAAAAAGAATACGTCCGGTTCTTTTATTTGCTGCTATTAACAGTTTTGGGAAAGACCCTGAAAGGGGAATGGATGCAGCAGCCGCTCTCGAAATGATTCATACTTATTCTTTAATCCATGATGACTTGCCAAGTATGGATGATGACGATTTGCGCCGCGGAAAACCGACGAACCATAAAGTTTACGGAGAGGCAAACGCTATTTTGGCAGGAGATGCGCTATTGACGTACGCTTTTCAAATTATCGCTCAATCACCTGACTTGTATGAAAAAGAAAAAGTGGCTATCATAGAGCAATTGGCTAAAGCGGCGGGACCGGAAGGAATGGTAGCAGGGCAAGTCGCAGATATGGAAGGTGAAAAAAAAGCTCTTACTTTAGAGGAACTAGAAGCCGTTCATAGAAATAAAACCGGGCGATTGATTGCCTTTAGCGTAAGAGCCGGGGCTTTGATCGGCGGGGCAACGGAAGCAGAATTGGCTGTTTTCGAAAGATATGCCTACCACATCGGAATTGCGTTTCAAATTCAAGATGATATATTGGACATAGTCGGCTCAGAGGAAAAACTCGGAAAAAGAGTCGGAAGTGATATAGCGAACCACAAAAATACGTATCCGGCTTTATTAACCGTTAGCGGGGCGAGAGAAAAATTAAAAGAACATGTCCATCAAGCAATAGAAGAGTTGAACCGTTTAAACGTTGAGACAGCTCTTTTAAAAGATATTGCCCTAATGATTGCCACCAGGGACAGCTAA
- the xseB gene encoding exodeoxyribonuclease VII small subunit codes for MAIEQELSFEQAMEQLEDIVRKLEEGNVPLEEAISIYKKGMELSKLCHDKLQDAEEQVAKLMTEEGEREFRIQEEE; via the coding sequence ATGGCAATTGAGCAGGAACTATCATTTGAACAAGCGATGGAACAATTGGAGGACATTGTGAGAAAGCTGGAAGAAGGAAATGTTCCGTTGGAAGAAGCGATTTCAATCTATAAAAAAGGTATGGAACTTTCTAAGCTTTGCCATGATAAATTGCAAGATGCGGAAGAACAGGTAGCAAAGCTCATGACTGAAGAAGGCGAAAGAGAATTTCGCATTCAAGAGGAGGAGTAG
- the xseA gene encoding exodeoxyribonuclease VII large subunit, whose protein sequence is MNQPAYLTVKALTKYLKRKFDADPYLRNVMVKGEISNFKQHTSGHMYFTLKDDQARILAVMFSTMNRRLKFQPENGMQVLVKGEITVYEASGQYQIYVKEMQPDGIGELFLAFEQLKEKLEKEGLFRPEIKKKIPSFPAAVGVVTSPTGAAIRDIITTIKRRFPITKVYVYPALVQGENAASSVAKAIAEANRNEEIDVLIVGRGGGSIEELWAFNEEVVARAIHHSRIPVISAVGHETDFTIADFVADMRAPTPTGAAELAVPQIEDVLEKVLTKKMRLIRAVSEKVNRERKRYEAVKDSYVLRNPASIYVQKMEKVDRLTEKLIREQRFQFHRLQDYYSYLSKQLFKHHPGKRIQLASENVEHQQLELHKQMVRYLNEHKKKLGNTLSVFSALNPMKIMERGYGVVFSEDQTVIKSTEQVDRGDNIQIRLSDGQLDCRVTEVRRDHNGN, encoded by the coding sequence ATGAATCAGCCAGCGTATTTAACGGTGAAGGCATTAACGAAATATCTCAAAAGAAAATTCGATGCGGATCCGTACCTTCGAAACGTCATGGTAAAAGGTGAAATTTCCAATTTCAAACAGCATACGAGCGGACATATGTATTTTACGTTAAAGGACGACCAGGCGAGAATTTTGGCCGTGATGTTTTCCACGATGAATAGACGATTAAAATTTCAACCTGAAAATGGCATGCAAGTGTTAGTTAAAGGGGAAATCACGGTATATGAAGCGAGCGGCCAGTATCAAATTTATGTCAAGGAAATGCAGCCGGACGGGATTGGCGAATTGTTTCTGGCCTTTGAACAATTGAAAGAAAAATTGGAAAAAGAAGGCCTCTTTCGTCCGGAAATAAAGAAAAAAATCCCGTCATTTCCTGCGGCTGTTGGAGTCGTTACTTCTCCGACGGGAGCCGCCATTCGTGATATTATAACGACTATTAAAAGACGATTTCCCATCACTAAAGTATATGTTTATCCGGCGCTTGTTCAAGGAGAAAATGCCGCTAGTTCTGTGGCGAAAGCCATTGCTGAAGCGAATCGCAATGAAGAGATTGATGTCCTGATCGTTGGGCGCGGCGGTGGATCGATCGAAGAGCTATGGGCATTCAATGAAGAAGTGGTGGCCAGAGCCATTCACCATTCCCGCATCCCGGTTATATCCGCCGTCGGACATGAAACGGATTTCACCATCGCGGATTTCGTTGCCGATATGAGAGCGCCGACGCCAACGGGAGCCGCTGAATTGGCCGTACCGCAAATAGAGGACGTATTGGAGAAAGTGTTGACGAAAAAAATGCGCTTGATTCGGGCCGTTTCCGAAAAGGTAAATAGAGAACGAAAACGTTATGAAGCGGTGAAGGATTCTTATGTTTTGCGCAATCCGGCATCGATATACGTTCAGAAAATGGAGAAAGTGGACAGGCTGACGGAAAAATTAATAAGGGAACAGAGATTTCAGTTTCATCGTTTGCAAGATTATTATTCTTATTTGAGCAAACAACTATTCAAACATCATCCGGGAAAACGAATTCAACTAGCTTCAGAAAATGTAGAACATCAGCAGCTTGAGCTTCACAAACAAATGGTTCGCTATTTGAATGAGCATAAGAAAAAGCTGGGAAATACTTTATCGGTTTTTAGCGCCCTCAATCCTATGAAAATTATGGAAAGAGGTTATGGCGTTGTGTTTTCGGAAGATCAAACGGTCATCAAAAGCACCGAACAAGTGGATCGAGGAGACAATATTCAAATCCGTCTTTCAGACGGTCAATTGGATTGCCGAGTAACGGAAGTAAGGAGGGATCATAATGGCAATTGA
- the folD gene encoding bifunctional methylenetetrahydrofolate dehydrogenase/methenyltetrahydrofolate cyclohydrolase FolD — MAGKLIDGKAAAKEIREEIKKEVDELKAQGVVPGLAVILVGDDPASHTYVRNKEKGCKEVGIHSEIYKYPAAISEAELLDKIRELNEDKRIHGILVQLPLPGHISESKVIDTISPEKDVDGFHPVNVGKMVIGKEGFLPCTPYGIMKLLEREQIDLQGKRAVVIGRSNIVGKPAGLLLLQRNATVTYCHSKTENLSYHTKQADIIIAAVGKAKFLKAEDVKEGAVIVDVGMNRDENGKLCGDVDFESVREKASFITPVPGGVGPMTITMLLYNTVQSAKRMVKDRISN; from the coding sequence TTGGCAGGCAAACTAATTGATGGGAAAGCGGCGGCAAAGGAAATTCGTGAAGAAATAAAAAAAGAAGTGGATGAATTAAAAGCGCAAGGTGTTGTTCCGGGTCTTGCCGTGATACTGGTCGGAGATGATCCCGCATCCCATACGTATGTAAGGAATAAAGAAAAAGGCTGTAAGGAAGTAGGCATTCATTCGGAAATTTATAAATACCCTGCTGCCATTTCGGAAGCCGAGCTGCTCGATAAAATCCGCGAATTGAATGAGGATAAGCGAATTCATGGCATTCTTGTTCAGCTGCCGCTTCCTGGTCACATTTCCGAATCAAAAGTCATTGACACGATTTCTCCAGAAAAAGATGTCGATGGGTTTCATCCGGTGAACGTTGGGAAAATGGTAATAGGAAAAGAAGGGTTTTTGCCGTGTACCCCATATGGCATTATGAAACTGCTGGAAAGAGAACAGATCGATTTGCAAGGAAAACGGGCAGTTGTCATTGGGCGGAGCAACATTGTTGGAAAGCCTGCCGGACTTTTATTACTTCAGCGTAATGCGACTGTCACTTATTGTCATTCTAAAACAGAAAATCTTTCGTATCATACGAAACAAGCCGATATCATCATAGCGGCAGTTGGAAAAGCGAAATTTTTAAAAGCAGAAGATGTGAAAGAAGGGGCTGTCATCGTTGATGTCGGTATGAACCGCGACGAAAACGGAAAGCTTTGCGGGGACGTTGACTTTGAATCCGTTCGAGAAAAAGCAAGCTTCATTACTCCTGTGCCTGGTGGAGTTGGACCGATGACGATTACGATGTTGCTTTACAATACGGTTCAATCAGCCAAAAGAATGGTAAAAGATCGCATTTCCAATTGA
- the nusB gene encoding transcription antitermination factor NusB: MNRREAREKSLQALYQIDVSGADPAEAIRNVVPEEVDDSYVHQCVLGTYEHLDEIDGCIKQHLENWSFDRLAKVDRNILRLAVYEMKYREDVPANVAINEAVEIGKRFGDERSGKFINGVLSRIKKSLENK; the protein is encoded by the coding sequence ATGAACAGAAGAGAAGCGCGCGAAAAAAGTCTGCAAGCGTTATATCAGATCGATGTAAGCGGTGCGGATCCAGCGGAAGCTATCCGAAATGTAGTCCCTGAAGAAGTGGACGACAGTTATGTGCATCAATGTGTACTCGGTACATATGAACATCTGGATGAAATAGATGGCTGCATTAAACAGCATTTGGAAAATTGGTCATTTGACCGCTTGGCAAAAGTCGACCGCAATATTTTAAGATTGGCTGTCTACGAAATGAAATATCGGGAAGATGTTCCCGCCAATGTGGCAATCAATGAGGCAGTAGAAATCGGCAAACGATTTGGAGACGAACGTTCAGGAAAATTTATTAACGGTGTTTTATCAAGAATTAAAAAGTCGCTAGAGAATAAATAG
- a CDS encoding Asp23/Gls24 family envelope stress response protein, giving the protein MVENNQLLEMNNDENELGKIEIAPEVIEVIAGIAASEVEGVAQMRGSFASGVAERLGRKNHGKGVKVELTDESMKVDVYCVVHFGISIPSVAQKVQDSIRQALLNMTSLEADEVNVHIVGVQFETKTNDGEIEQEV; this is encoded by the coding sequence ATGGTTGAAAATAACCAACTGTTGGAAATGAACAATGATGAAAATGAGCTGGGGAAAATAGAGATTGCGCCTGAAGTCATTGAAGTGATTGCCGGAATTGCCGCTTCTGAAGTAGAGGGCGTTGCTCAAATGCGCGGAAGTTTTGCGTCGGGTGTAGCGGAACGTTTAGGACGGAAAAACCATGGGAAAGGTGTAAAAGTGGAGTTGACAGACGAAAGCATGAAGGTGGACGTCTATTGTGTCGTCCATTTTGGCATCTCCATCCCGTCTGTAGCTCAAAAAGTTCAAGACAGTATTCGCCAGGCGCTGCTCAATATGACATCGCTTGAGGCTGATGAAGTAAATGTCCATATTGTAGGAGTACAATTTGAAACGAAAACGAATGACGGCGAAATTGAACAAGAAGTGTAA
- the accC gene encoding acetyl-CoA carboxylase biotin carboxylase subunit, which translates to MIKKLLVANRGEIAVRIIRACRELGIETVAIYSEADKEALHVQLADEAYCVGPKTSKESYLNMTNIISVATLTNCDAIHPGYGFLSENADFAELCRECNITFVGPSPEAISKMGTKDVARETMKKAGVPIVPGSHGIIKNIDEALSLAEEIGYPVIIKATAGGGGKGIRVARNPQDLEKGINITQQEAATAFGNPGVYIEKYIEDFRHVEIQILADQYGNVIHLGERDCSIQRRLQKLLEESPSPALDGEIRKEMGEAAVKAAKAVDYTGAGTIEFIYDYRNRQFYFMEMNTRIQVEHPVTELVTGVDLVKEQIRIASGEQLSLKQEDVTFHGWAIECRINAENPEKNFMPSPGIIQMYLPPGGLGVRVDSAAYPGYMIPPYYDSMIAKLIAYGDTREEAIARMKRALSEFVIDGVHTTIPFHLKLLAHEKFVEGDFNTKFLEMYDVMNT; encoded by the coding sequence ATGATAAAAAAACTACTGGTTGCGAACCGTGGGGAAATTGCGGTCCGAATTATTCGCGCTTGTCGGGAATTAGGTATAGAGACCGTCGCCATTTATTCGGAAGCAGATAAAGAAGCGCTCCATGTCCAGCTTGCGGATGAAGCTTATTGCGTTGGTCCGAAGACATCAAAAGAAAGCTATTTGAACATGACGAATATCATCAGCGTAGCCACCTTGACTAACTGTGATGCGATTCACCCTGGATATGGATTTTTGTCGGAAAACGCCGATTTCGCAGAATTATGCCGTGAATGCAATATCACGTTTGTTGGCCCTTCACCGGAAGCCATTTCTAAAATGGGAACGAAAGACGTAGCGAGAGAAACGATGAAAAAAGCCGGTGTTCCAATCGTTCCGGGATCTCATGGGATTATCAAAAACATCGATGAAGCCCTATCACTGGCTGAGGAAATTGGCTATCCTGTGATTATAAAAGCGACCGCAGGCGGTGGCGGAAAAGGCATTCGCGTTGCCAGAAATCCACAGGATCTGGAAAAAGGAATCAATATTACTCAACAAGAAGCGGCTACTGCTTTTGGCAACCCCGGTGTATACATCGAAAAATACATTGAAGATTTCCGTCATGTAGAAATCCAAATTTTGGCGGACCAATACGGCAACGTCATTCATTTAGGTGAACGGGATTGTTCGATACAAAGACGTCTGCAAAAATTGTTGGAAGAATCTCCATCACCTGCTTTAGACGGTGAAATTCGAAAAGAAATGGGAGAAGCGGCCGTGAAAGCGGCAAAGGCGGTTGATTATACAGGAGCCGGTACGATAGAATTTATTTATGATTATCGTAACCGCCAATTTTATTTCATGGAAATGAATACCCGGATTCAAGTGGAGCATCCTGTAACAGAACTGGTTACTGGCGTTGATCTTGTGAAAGAACAAATTCGTATCGCTTCTGGAGAACAACTTTCCCTTAAACAAGAAGACGTGACTTTTCATGGATGGGCGATTGAATGCCGTATCAATGCAGAGAATCCTGAGAAAAATTTCATGCCTTCCCCGGGCATAATCCAAATGTATTTGCCGCCGGGAGGGCTTGGAGTTCGTGTGGATTCCGCTGCGTATCCAGGCTATATGATTCCTCCTTATTACGATTCTATGATCGCCAAATTAATTGCTTACGGCGATACCCGCGAAGAAGCGATCGCCCGGATGAAACGTGCTTTAAGCGAGTTTGTCATTGATGGTGTTCATACAACCATTCCGTTTCATTTGAAATTATTAGCGCATGAAAAGTTCGTGGAAGGAGACTTTAATACAAAGTTTCTTGAGATGTATGATGTGATGAACACATAA
- the accB gene encoding acetyl-CoA carboxylase biotin carboxyl carrier protein, whose protein sequence is MKVQEIRELIKLVDQSSIDEFVYEEDGAKIQMKKRAGVTYVQQEPVSVQPAASLQPAAAQAAAPKEQAAVEKASTEAAQEKAETSNTDSALHKITSPMVGTFYQSPSPDADPYVKVGSKVQKNTVVCIIEAMKLFNEIEAEVDGEIVEVLVKDGQLVEYGQPLFLVKTE, encoded by the coding sequence ATGAAAGTCCAAGAAATTAGGGAGCTAATTAAGCTTGTCGATCAATCAAGCATTGACGAGTTTGTATATGAAGAAGACGGCGCTAAAATCCAAATGAAAAAGCGTGCCGGTGTTACATATGTACAGCAAGAGCCTGTTTCTGTTCAACCTGCTGCATCCCTGCAGCCTGCTGCCGCACAAGCAGCGGCGCCAAAAGAACAGGCGGCTGTGGAAAAAGCTTCGACAGAGGCGGCGCAAGAGAAAGCAGAAACATCCAATACGGATTCAGCATTACATAAAATTACATCTCCAATGGTCGGAACGTTTTATCAATCTCCGTCTCCAGACGCTGATCCTTACGTAAAAGTAGGATCAAAAGTACAGAAGAATACAGTGGTTTGCATTATAGAAGCCATGAAGTTATTTAATGAAATAGAGGCAGAAGTAGACGGAGAAATTGTGGAAGTGCTAGTAAAAGACGGGCAATTGGTGGAATATGGGCAACCGTTGTTTCTAGTGAAAACAGAATAA
- a CDS encoding SpoIIIAH-like family protein → MLLKKQTVWLLTMLSLVVVLSVYYITSPEQPKNGGELAEQKQTNPAADESAKDKSAKNHNVEVITKSAGDEAFEALRLEIQDERSKLREELTNKLASSDLSPEEKNKAYDEMEKLTEMATKENVLETLIKSKGYKDALVRDDGKQILITVKSNEHSAKDANEIIHLVEKEMDNQYLPIAVEFQPSK, encoded by the coding sequence ATGCTTTTAAAAAAACAGACTGTATGGCTATTAACCATGCTTAGCCTAGTTGTGGTGCTATCGGTATATTACATTACTTCTCCCGAACAGCCGAAAAACGGCGGCGAATTGGCAGAACAAAAACAAACCAATCCAGCAGCGGATGAATCGGCAAAAGATAAATCGGCCAAAAACCATAATGTGGAAGTCATTACGAAATCTGCGGGGGATGAAGCTTTCGAAGCTCTGCGTCTGGAAATTCAAGATGAACGCAGCAAATTGCGGGAAGAGCTGACCAACAAATTAGCTTCCTCTGATTTGTCTCCTGAAGAAAAAAACAAGGCTTATGACGAGATGGAAAAGCTGACGGAAATGGCAACAAAAGAAAATGTTCTTGAAACGCTGATCAAATCGAAAGGATATAAAGATGCGCTGGTTCGCGATGACGGAAAGCAAATATTAATTACAGTAAAATCGAATGAACATTCCGCTAAAGATGCGAACGAGATCATTCACCTTGTTGAAAAAGAAATGGATAATCAATATTTGCCAATTGCCGTGGAATTCCAGCCTTCTAAATAG
- the spoIIIAG gene encoding stage III sporulation protein AG, whose amino-acid sequence MGMDSKNSSDKKWLPLKLGDGKNDKKKNKLLFLVVAAVIGAALMAASDMWNKKNQAVTTTVQPPSQKDVETFATDKKTKPKNIQDYETQYENQLKEALDEMLGVNNVTVVVNVEATEKKVLEKNTKTQKQTTEEKDKQGGKRTIQDETKEENVVMVQKGETDEPLVVETMKPKIRGVLVVAEGAENIEVKKWIIEAVTRVLDVPSYRVAVMPKK is encoded by the coding sequence ATGGGCATGGATTCTAAAAACAGTTCTGATAAAAAATGGCTCCCGCTAAAACTAGGCGATGGGAAGAACGATAAGAAAAAGAACAAATTGCTGTTTTTGGTGGTCGCTGCCGTTATTGGAGCCGCCTTGATGGCCGCAAGTGATATGTGGAACAAGAAAAATCAGGCAGTTACGACAACTGTGCAGCCCCCTTCGCAAAAAGATGTGGAAACCTTTGCGACAGATAAGAAAACAAAGCCGAAAAACATCCAAGATTACGAAACTCAGTATGAAAATCAACTAAAAGAAGCACTTGATGAAATGCTGGGCGTCAATAATGTCACGGTTGTCGTAAATGTAGAAGCAACAGAAAAAAAAGTACTGGAAAAAAACACGAAAACCCAAAAGCAAACAACGGAAGAAAAGGATAAACAAGGAGGGAAAAGAACCATTCAAGATGAAACAAAAGAAGAAAACGTGGTGATGGTGCAAAAAGGTGAAACGGATGAACCGCTCGTCGTAGAAACGATGAAACCGAAAATACGCGGGGTTCTAGTTGTAGCGGAAGGAGCAGAAAACATTGAAGTCAAAAAATGGATTATTGAAGCGGTTACGAGGGTATTGGATGTTCCTAGCTACAGAGTGGCCGTAATGCCTAAAAAATAG
- the spoIIIAF gene encoding stage III sporulation protein AF — translation MDFFAKWIANIILLLLFAVTIEMLLPSSTYQKYLKIIVGLILIVVLLTPLLSVFSGQFQQEIVSAIKTSGGETWEAENQLNQKKNEIQASQREYILKQMAVQLKHSVEKELMKKYKKEIVDIQVEMKDQHGYKQEDINKIKVVLKDAKDGMTESVQEVNIDIHDSRSSKPHEEEKKIAAFLAKQWGEDPEKIVVLDEEGTDGHGF, via the coding sequence ATGGATTTTTTTGCGAAATGGATTGCCAACATCATTCTTTTGCTTTTATTTGCTGTCACCATCGAAATGCTGCTTCCCTCTTCGACTTATCAAAAATATTTGAAAATCATCGTTGGACTTATTTTAATCGTTGTCCTGTTAACGCCGCTGCTCTCGGTGTTTTCCGGCCAATTCCAGCAAGAAATCGTTTCGGCGATCAAAACGAGCGGCGGAGAAACCTGGGAAGCAGAAAATCAATTGAATCAAAAGAAAAATGAAATACAAGCGTCTCAGCGTGAATATATTTTAAAACAGATGGCTGTCCAATTAAAACATTCGGTGGAAAAGGAGCTGATGAAGAAGTACAAAAAAGAAATTGTGGATATTCAAGTGGAAATGAAAGATCAACATGGGTATAAGCAGGAGGATATAAATAAAATCAAGGTGGTTTTAAAAGACGCAAAAGACGGAATGACAGAATCTGTTCAAGAGGTCAATATCGACATTCACGATTCTCGAAGTTCAAAGCCGCATGAAGAAGAGAAAAAAATCGCTGCTTTTTTAGCCAAACAGTGGGGAGAGGATCCGGAAAAAATCGTGGTACTGGATGAAGAGGGGACGGATGGGCATGGATTCTAA